From a region of the Candidatus Omnitrophota bacterium genome:
- a CDS encoding carbohydrate ABC transporter permease — MSLIKIKKSLMSFIIYTLLTVVALSMVIPYVWMLVTSIKPIDEIQTYPPSFRVRQPTLAAYRELFSLLPMARYLLNSLFIALVVTAANIFFCSLAGYAFAKHRFFGRDKLFLLLLGAIMIPYQVNLIPGFIIIKKLGWLSSFYALIIPKLALAFGVFLCRQYIMSVPNDLIDAAKIDGCSEFTIYRLVIFPLIKPVLATLAILTFLWQWSDFLWPLVVIHKSSMRTVPLALSTLNTTFGSNFAMVMAGATIATLPILIVFLSLQKYIIQSLTMTGLKG, encoded by the coding sequence ATGTCATTAATTAAGATAAAAAAGAGCCTGATGAGTTTTATTATTTATACCCTTCTTACCGTGGTGGCATTGAGCATGGTTATCCCTTACGTCTGGATGCTGGTTACCTCAATTAAACCGATTGACGAAATCCAGACTTATCCACCGTCTTTTCGTGTGCGCCAGCCAACCCTTGCGGCTTATCGAGAGCTATTTTCTCTTTTACCAATGGCGCGTTACCTGCTTAACAGCCTTTTTATTGCTTTAGTAGTAACCGCGGCCAATATATTCTTTTGCTCTTTGGCCGGCTACGCCTTTGCCAAACACAGATTCTTTGGAAGAGATAAGTTGTTTCTGCTTCTTTTAGGCGCAATAATGATCCCCTATCAGGTCAATCTTATCCCCGGATTCATTATCATAAAGAAGCTGGGCTGGCTTAGTTCTTTTTACGCCTTGATTATTCCCAAGTTAGCTTTGGCTTTTGGAGTGTTTCTTTGCCGACAGTATATCATGAGCGTTCCTAATGACCTTATTGATGCAGCCAAGATTGATGGATGCAGTGAATTCACCATCTATCGCCTGGTAATCTTTCCGTTGATCAAGCCGGTTTTAGCCACCCTGGCTATCCTGACGTTTTTATGGCAGTGGAGTGATTTTCTCTGGCCGTTAGTTGTAATTCATAAGAGTTCGATGCGCACAGTTCCCTTGGCTTTGTCAACATTGAATACCACCTTCGGGTCGAATTTTGCCATGGTAATGGCAGGGGCAACCATAGCTACTTTACCGATTTTGATCGTGTTCTTAAGCCTTCAGAAATATATTATCCAAAGTCTGACAATGACCGGACTGAAAGGATGA